A stretch of the Lolium perenne isolate Kyuss_39 chromosome 3, Kyuss_2.0, whole genome shotgun sequence genome encodes the following:
- the LOC127344360 gene encoding bZIP transcription factor ABI5 homolog: MASEMSKNGVKVSDEEVTSHQRDQSTGGAEGGDCEDQTAPLARQSSILALTLDELQNSLCEPGRNFGSMNMDEFMNNIWNAEEFQAATGACAAPEMEVAAVAGAGGMAGAGDAGGSGLCRQGSFALPQPLCQKTVEEVWAEINKEAPAHAAHAHPQQALPPPPVQPPVGNGVGVAVNDRQGTLGEMTLEQFLVKAGVVRGSLGGAQAPPMPVGMVHGPMNPMQQGQQPGPMMYQVAPVNAMYPGMGDGMGFVPNGYAGMAVVPPPPPSQGGVGIVSPGSSDGRSAMTQADMMNCMGSGAMMVENGPRKRCAPEDRPGEKTVERRHRRMIKNRESAARSRARKQAYTVELEAELNHLKEENARLKAEETKILLAKKQMLLEKMMEQSRENAKAKKGGTRPRRSGSCIW; this comes from the exons ATGGCGTCGGAGATGAGCAAGAACGGCGTGAAGGTCTCCGACGAAGAGGTCACCTCGCACCAGCGTGACCAGAGCACGGGTGGCGCCGAAGGCGGCGACTGTGAGGATCAGACGGCGCCGCTGGCGCGGCAATCGTCGATCCTCGCGCTGACGCTGGACGAGCTGCAGAACTCGCTGTGCGAGCCAGGGCGCAACTTCGGGTCCATGAACATGGACGAGTTCATGAACAACATATGGAATGCCGAGGAGTTCCAGGCGGCGACGGGCGCCTGCGCAGCGCCGGAGATGGAGGTAGCCGCCGTGGCGGGTGCCGGTGGGATGGCAGGCGCAGGAGATGCCGGAGGAAGCGGCCTATGCCGGCAGGGGTCGTTCGCCTTGCCGCAGCCGCTGTGCCAGAAGACGGTGGAGGAGGTGTGGGCCGAGATCAACAAGGAGGCACCGGCGCACGCCGCCCATGCTCACCCCCAGCAAGCCTTGCCGCCGCCTCCTGTCCAGCCGCCGGTGGGAAACGGCGTTGGCGTTGCTGTCAATGACCGGCAGGGGACGCTGGGCGAGATGACGCTGGAGCAGTTCCTCGTCAAGGCCGGCGTGGTCCGAGGCTCCCTCGGCGGCGCCCAGGCGCCCCCTATGCCGGTCGGCATGGTCCACGGGCCGATGAATCCCATGCAGCAGGGGCAGCAGCCTGGTCCGATGATGTACCAGGTGGCGCCGGTTAACGCCATGTACCCGGGGATGGGTGACGGCATGGGCTTCGTCCCGAACGGGTACGCCGGGATGGCCGTGGTGCCACCACCGCCTCCGTCTCAGGGCGGGGTGGGCATCGTGAGCCCCGGGTCGTCGGACGGGAGGAGCGCCATGACGCAGGCTGACATGATGAACTGCATGGGCAGCGGGGCGATGATGGTGGAGAACGGCCCCCGGAAACGCTGCGCACCAGAGGACAGGCCCGGCGAGAAGACCGTGGAGCGTCGCCACCGCCGCATGATCAAGAACCGCGAGTCGGCTGCACGATCCCGTGCCAGGAAGCAG GCGTACACCGTGGAGCTTGAAGCTGAACTGAACCACCTCAAGGAGGAGAACGCTCGTCTGAAAGCTGAGGAG ACGAAGATTCTGTTGGCCAAGAAACAGATG CTGCTGGAGAAGATGATGGAGCAGTCAAGGGAGAACGCAAAAGCCAAGAAGGGCGGCACCCGGCCGCGCCGCTCCGGCAGCTGCATCTGGTGA
- the LOC127344361 gene encoding uncharacterized protein isoform X1 — MIMQGFRRRPAKMGWGISRLIGLKALVLLSAAYFVHGLGMKLLALPLVYACMIALLVSIASHPSIDLPLLLGKTSSGSFPLWSWIMFSPFLLFIHLFMLFRRFVKNEPLYTEIADGVYVGGWPSSVERLPPGEPAVIDCTCELPRSSTVTETSYLCVATWDTRAPQPSQIESAVRWAVRKRSQNKPVYVHCAYGHGRSVCVMCALLVALGLADDWKAAEQMIRKKRPSISMNTLHRKSLEEWSKHLLSHSRSGESDVSSVILSDYTRRKQ, encoded by the exons ATGATAATGCAAG GATTCCGTCGAAGGCCTGCGAAGATGGGTTGGGGGATATCCCGGTTGATCGGGCTGAAGGCTCTAGTCTTGCTCTCCGCGGCGTATTTCGTTCACGGACTGGGCATGAAGCTGCTCGCTTTGCCCCTCGTATACGCCTGCATGATTGCGCTGCTTGTTTCCATTGCTTCCCATCCGTCGATCGACCTCCCGCTGCTCCTCGGCAAGACGTCCAGCGGAAGCTTCCCCCTGTGGTCGTGGATCATGTTCTCGCCGTTCCTGCTTTTCATCCATCTCTTCATGCTGTTCCGGAGATTTGTGAAAAATGAGCCCCTGTACACCGAGATAGCAGACGGGGTGTATGTTGGAGGCTGGCCTTCTTCAGTTGAGCGCCTGCCACCTGGTGAACCTGCAGTTATCGATTGCACGTGTGAGCTGCCGAGGAGCTCAACTGTAACTGAGACTTCATACTTGTGTGTCGCTACGTGGGATACAAGGGCGCCTCAACCATCGCAGATCGAGTCAGCCGTGCGATGGGCCGTGAGGAAGCGGTCACAGAACAAGCCTGTGTATGTTCACTGTGCCTATG GCCATGGTAGAAGTGTATGCGTGATGTGTGCACTTCTTGTCGCATTGGGATTGGCTGATGATTGGAAGGCGGCTGAGCAAATGATTCGCAAGAAGCGACCATCTATTAGCATGAACACTCTTCATCGCAAAAGCTTAGAGGAATGGTCAAAACACTTGCTTTCTCATTCAAGAAGTGGGGAATCCGATGTGAGTTCTGTGATTCTTTCGGATTACACCCGAAGAAAGCAGTGA
- the LOC127344361 gene encoding uncharacterized protein isoform X3: MIMQGFRRRPAKMGWGISRLIGLKALVLLSAAYFVHGLGMKLLALPLVYACMIALLVSIASHPSIDLPLLLGKTSSGSFPLWSWIMFSPFLLFIHLFMLFRRFVKNEPLYTEIADGVYVGGWPSSVERLPPGEPAVIDCTCELPRSSTVTETSYLCVATWDTRAPQPSQIESAVRWAVRKRSQNKPVYVHCAYAYI, encoded by the exons ATGATAATGCAAG GATTCCGTCGAAGGCCTGCGAAGATGGGTTGGGGGATATCCCGGTTGATCGGGCTGAAGGCTCTAGTCTTGCTCTCCGCGGCGTATTTCGTTCACGGACTGGGCATGAAGCTGCTCGCTTTGCCCCTCGTATACGCCTGCATGATTGCGCTGCTTGTTTCCATTGCTTCCCATCCGTCGATCGACCTCCCGCTGCTCCTCGGCAAGACGTCCAGCGGAAGCTTCCCCCTGTGGTCGTGGATCATGTTCTCGCCGTTCCTGCTTTTCATCCATCTCTTCATGCTGTTCCGGAGATTTGTGAAAAATGAGCCCCTGTACACCGAGATAGCAGACGGGGTGTATGTTGGAGGCTGGCCTTCTTCAGTTGAGCGCCTGCCACCTGGTGAACCTGCAGTTATCGATTGCACGTGTGAGCTGCCGAGGAGCTCAACTGTAACTGAGACTTCATACTTGTGTGTCGCTACGTGGGATACAAGGGCGCCTCAACCATCGCAGATCGAGTCAGCCGTGCGATGGGCCGTGAGGAAGCGGTCACAGAACAAGCCTGTGTATGTTCACTGTGCCTATG CTTACATCTAG
- the LOC127344361 gene encoding uncharacterized protein isoform X2 → MGWGISRLIGLKALVLLSAAYFVHGLGMKLLALPLVYACMIALLVSIASHPSIDLPLLLGKTSSGSFPLWSWIMFSPFLLFIHLFMLFRRFVKNEPLYTEIADGVYVGGWPSSVERLPPGEPAVIDCTCELPRSSTVTETSYLCVATWDTRAPQPSQIESAVRWAVRKRSQNKPVYVHCAYGHGRSVCVMCALLVALGLADDWKAAEQMIRKKRPSISMNTLHRKSLEEWSKHLLSHSRSGESDVSSVILSDYTRRKQ, encoded by the exons ATGGGTTGGGGGATATCCCGGTTGATCGGGCTGAAGGCTCTAGTCTTGCTCTCCGCGGCGTATTTCGTTCACGGACTGGGCATGAAGCTGCTCGCTTTGCCCCTCGTATACGCCTGCATGATTGCGCTGCTTGTTTCCATTGCTTCCCATCCGTCGATCGACCTCCCGCTGCTCCTCGGCAAGACGTCCAGCGGAAGCTTCCCCCTGTGGTCGTGGATCATGTTCTCGCCGTTCCTGCTTTTCATCCATCTCTTCATGCTGTTCCGGAGATTTGTGAAAAATGAGCCCCTGTACACCGAGATAGCAGACGGGGTGTATGTTGGAGGCTGGCCTTCTTCAGTTGAGCGCCTGCCACCTGGTGAACCTGCAGTTATCGATTGCACGTGTGAGCTGCCGAGGAGCTCAACTGTAACTGAGACTTCATACTTGTGTGTCGCTACGTGGGATACAAGGGCGCCTCAACCATCGCAGATCGAGTCAGCCGTGCGATGGGCCGTGAGGAAGCGGTCACAGAACAAGCCTGTGTATGTTCACTGTGCCTATG GCCATGGTAGAAGTGTATGCGTGATGTGTGCACTTCTTGTCGCATTGGGATTGGCTGATGATTGGAAGGCGGCTGAGCAAATGATTCGCAAGAAGCGACCATCTATTAGCATGAACACTCTTCATCGCAAAAGCTTAGAGGAATGGTCAAAACACTTGCTTTCTCATTCAAGAAGTGGGGAATCCGATGTGAGTTCTGTGATTCTTTCGGATTACACCCGAAGAAAGCAGTGA
- the LOC127344357 gene encoding transcription factor LG2 isoform X1 — protein MVQGEEESSWRMMASVHDHDIQHLNQATLAYHGGLHQAHHHHHHASAAPPTSSFLDFQPTAAAAAYFGELEEALINGGATAGGIGVDHRHPGGMITSDVQTKSAAGYLAGTGRPPTLEIFPSWPMRHQPQQLHSGNSQSVGSTTDSSSARNTMAQMVSPASSVRPSPPSSDEQRHEVMMVTTDDYSYKPGALAAAGPPPPPAVAAATASFQQQMQLHGGGDHDKRKHGSTRKDGKLVDSKTERRLAQNREAAKKSRLRKKAYVQNLETSRVRLQQMEQELQRARSQGMFLGGCSAAGDMSPGAAMFDMEYARWLDDDGKRLTELRSGLQAHLQDSNLGLIVDECMHHYDELFQLKAELARSDVFHLLTGAWTTPAERCFFWMGGFRPSELLKILSQQLDPLTEQQMVSIYSLQQSSEQTEEALGQGLQQLHQSLADTVAAGTLNDGTAAPNYMGLMAIALEKLASLESFYQQADNLRQVTLHQMRRILTTRQAARCFLSIGEYYRRLRALSSLWASRPRENFIGAESLSPTGPELQGMHHQLQQNQFSGF, from the exons ATGGTGCAAGGTGAGGAGGAGAGTTCCTGGAGGATGATGGCCAGCGTCCATGACCACGACATACAGCATCTGAACCAAGCAACGCTCGCGTACCATGGAGGACTCCACCAagcccatcatcatcaccatcacgcCTCCGCCGCGCCGCCTACCAGTAGCTTCTT GGACTTCCAACCCACAGCCGCGGCCGCCGCCTACTTCGGGGAGCTGGAGGAGGCTCTCATCAATGGCGGCGCCACCGCCGGCGGCATCGGCGTCGATCACCGTCACCCCGGCGGCATGATCACGAGCGACGTGCAGACAAAGT CAGCGGCAGGATACCTCGCGGGCACGGGCAGGCCCCCCACGCTGGAGATCTTCCCTTCGTGGCCAATGCGACACCAACCACAGCAGCTGCACAGT GGGAATTCGCAGTCAGTCGGGAGCACCACTGACTCGAGCTCAGCTCGGAACACAATGGCGCAGATGGTGTCCCCAGCCAGCAGCGTCAGGCCCTCGCCGCCCTCCTCCGACGAGCAGCGGCACGAGGTCATGATGGTAACCACTGACGATTACAGCTACAAGCCTGGCGCCCTCGCTGCCGCCGgccctcctccaccacctgcCGTCGCTGCTGCCACGGCAAGCTTTCAGCAGCAGATGCAGCTGCACGGAGGAGGAGACCATGACAAG CGGAAACATGGATCCACAAGAAAAGATGGCAAGTTGGTAGATTCCAAG ACGGAAAGGCGATTAGCGCAGAACAGGGAGGCTGCTAAGAAGAGCAGGCTGAGGAAAAAG GCTTATGTGCAGAACCTAGAAACCAGCAGGGTCAGGCTCCAGCAGATGGAGCAAGAGCTCCAGAGAGCCCGGTCTCAG GGGATGTTTCTCGGGGGCTGCAGTGCAGCCGGTGACATGAGCCCTG GAGCGGCCATGTTCGACATGGAGTACGCTCGGTGGCTGGACGACGACGGCAAGCGGCTGACGGAGCTCCGCAGCGGGCTGCAGGCGCACCTGCAAGACAGCAACCTCGGGCTCATCGTGGATGAGTGCATGCACCACTACGACGAGCTGTTCCAGCTCAAGGCAGAGCTTGCGCGCTCCGACGTCTTCCACCTCCTCACCGGCGCCTGGACCACCCCCGCCGAGCGCTGCTTCTTCTGGATGGGCGGCTTCCGACCGTCCGAGCTCCTCAAG ATACTGAGCCAGCAGCTGGATCCGCTGACGGAGCAGCAGATGGTGTCGATCTACAGCCTGCAGCAGTCGTCGGAGCAGACCGAGGAGGCGCTCGGGCAGGGGTTGCAGCAGCTGCACCAGTCGCTGGCCGACACGGTGGCCGCCGGCACGCTCAACGACGGCACCGCCGCCCCCAACTACATGGGGCTCATGGCCATCGCGCTGGAGAAGCTCGCAAGCCTCGAAAGCTTCTACCAGCAG GCTGACAATCTGAGGCAGGTAACGTTGCATCAGATGCGCCGGATTCTAACAACCCGACAGGCGGCTCGATGTTTCCTCTCCATTGGGGAGTACTACCGCCGGCTACGAGCACTCAGCAGTCTCTGGGCTTCCCGTCCTCGCGA GAATTTCATTGGGGCGGAGAGTCTTAGCCCCACAGGACCTGAGCTGCAAGGTATGCACCACCAGCTGCAACAGAATCAGTTCTCAGGATTCTGA
- the LOC127344357 gene encoding transcription factor LG2 isoform X2 produces the protein MVQGEEESSWRMMASVHDHDIQHLNQATLAYHGGLHQAHHHHHHASAAPPTSSFLDFQPTAAAAAYFGELEEALINGGATAGGIGVDHRHPGGMITSDVQTKSAGYLAGTGRPPTLEIFPSWPMRHQPQQLHSGNSQSVGSTTDSSSARNTMAQMVSPASSVRPSPPSSDEQRHEVMMVTTDDYSYKPGALAAAGPPPPPAVAAATASFQQQMQLHGGGDHDKRKHGSTRKDGKLVDSKTERRLAQNREAAKKSRLRKKAYVQNLETSRVRLQQMEQELQRARSQGMFLGGCSAAGDMSPGAAMFDMEYARWLDDDGKRLTELRSGLQAHLQDSNLGLIVDECMHHYDELFQLKAELARSDVFHLLTGAWTTPAERCFFWMGGFRPSELLKILSQQLDPLTEQQMVSIYSLQQSSEQTEEALGQGLQQLHQSLADTVAAGTLNDGTAAPNYMGLMAIALEKLASLESFYQQADNLRQVTLHQMRRILTTRQAARCFLSIGEYYRRLRALSSLWASRPRENFIGAESLSPTGPELQGMHHQLQQNQFSGF, from the exons ATGGTGCAAGGTGAGGAGGAGAGTTCCTGGAGGATGATGGCCAGCGTCCATGACCACGACATACAGCATCTGAACCAAGCAACGCTCGCGTACCATGGAGGACTCCACCAagcccatcatcatcaccatcacgcCTCCGCCGCGCCGCCTACCAGTAGCTTCTT GGACTTCCAACCCACAGCCGCGGCCGCCGCCTACTTCGGGGAGCTGGAGGAGGCTCTCATCAATGGCGGCGCCACCGCCGGCGGCATCGGCGTCGATCACCGTCACCCCGGCGGCATGATCACGAGCGACGTGCAGACAAAGT CGGCAGGATACCTCGCGGGCACGGGCAGGCCCCCCACGCTGGAGATCTTCCCTTCGTGGCCAATGCGACACCAACCACAGCAGCTGCACAGT GGGAATTCGCAGTCAGTCGGGAGCACCACTGACTCGAGCTCAGCTCGGAACACAATGGCGCAGATGGTGTCCCCAGCCAGCAGCGTCAGGCCCTCGCCGCCCTCCTCCGACGAGCAGCGGCACGAGGTCATGATGGTAACCACTGACGATTACAGCTACAAGCCTGGCGCCCTCGCTGCCGCCGgccctcctccaccacctgcCGTCGCTGCTGCCACGGCAAGCTTTCAGCAGCAGATGCAGCTGCACGGAGGAGGAGACCATGACAAG CGGAAACATGGATCCACAAGAAAAGATGGCAAGTTGGTAGATTCCAAG ACGGAAAGGCGATTAGCGCAGAACAGGGAGGCTGCTAAGAAGAGCAGGCTGAGGAAAAAG GCTTATGTGCAGAACCTAGAAACCAGCAGGGTCAGGCTCCAGCAGATGGAGCAAGAGCTCCAGAGAGCCCGGTCTCAG GGGATGTTTCTCGGGGGCTGCAGTGCAGCCGGTGACATGAGCCCTG GAGCGGCCATGTTCGACATGGAGTACGCTCGGTGGCTGGACGACGACGGCAAGCGGCTGACGGAGCTCCGCAGCGGGCTGCAGGCGCACCTGCAAGACAGCAACCTCGGGCTCATCGTGGATGAGTGCATGCACCACTACGACGAGCTGTTCCAGCTCAAGGCAGAGCTTGCGCGCTCCGACGTCTTCCACCTCCTCACCGGCGCCTGGACCACCCCCGCCGAGCGCTGCTTCTTCTGGATGGGCGGCTTCCGACCGTCCGAGCTCCTCAAG ATACTGAGCCAGCAGCTGGATCCGCTGACGGAGCAGCAGATGGTGTCGATCTACAGCCTGCAGCAGTCGTCGGAGCAGACCGAGGAGGCGCTCGGGCAGGGGTTGCAGCAGCTGCACCAGTCGCTGGCCGACACGGTGGCCGCCGGCACGCTCAACGACGGCACCGCCGCCCCCAACTACATGGGGCTCATGGCCATCGCGCTGGAGAAGCTCGCAAGCCTCGAAAGCTTCTACCAGCAG GCTGACAATCTGAGGCAGGTAACGTTGCATCAGATGCGCCGGATTCTAACAACCCGACAGGCGGCTCGATGTTTCCTCTCCATTGGGGAGTACTACCGCCGGCTACGAGCACTCAGCAGTCTCTGGGCTTCCCGTCCTCGCGA GAATTTCATTGGGGCGGAGAGTCTTAGCCCCACAGGACCTGAGCTGCAAGGTATGCACCACCAGCTGCAACAGAATCAGTTCTCAGGATTCTGA